In one window of Ruminococcus albus AD2013 DNA:
- a CDS encoding helix-turn-helix transcriptional regulator: MNRDEFISMMSRNLKLVRTEFELNQDKMAHCLGISKKTLVEIEKGRTLLGWTGSAALAVIFSDSSVLQNAFGGEMSDLVKALAFDDTTINFRQTHGGKVWWRQIETTDKWKIQQNYISQHYRLLTAGDRCVYSSFHLEKVKKAAEEYERGL, translated from the coding sequence ATGAATCGTGATGAATTCATCAGTATGATGAGCCGAAATCTTAAACTGGTGAGGACGGAGTTTGAACTTAATCAGGATAAAATGGCGCATTGTCTGGGGATATCGAAGAAAACTCTTGTGGAGATAGAAAAAGGAAGAACTCTGCTGGGGTGGACGGGTTCGGCGGCGCTGGCGGTGATATTCTCGGACAGCAGTGTTTTGCAGAACGCTTTCGGCGGAGAGATGAGCGACCTTGTAAAGGCGCTGGCTTTCGATGATACAACTATCAACTTTCGTCAGACTCATGGCGGCAAGGTATGGTGGAGGCAGATAGAGACCACCGATAAATGGAAGATACAGCAGAATTATATATCACAGCATTATCGCCTGCTGACAGCGGGCGACAGGTGCGTGTATTCCTCGTTCCATCTTGAAAAGGTGAAGAAAGCGGCTGAGGAATATGAGCGTGGACTGTGA
- a CDS encoding PHP domain-containing protein, whose amino-acid sequence MKGDLHCHTTLSDGSLGIEEVIAQAKRMGLDFLAITDHDTLSSSSRAQILGDRYGVKIIQAVELSAWDKKRNEKVHILCYAPQKPNRLEGLCLKSCQIRTECAKDMINKVMERFPIPRDAVMKYTKGSKSIYKSHIMRALISYGYATEFYGSVNDRLFSYPRGECLVTREYPDVNFVLDLIHSSKGVAVLAHPHMFGNIELMKELVEAGKLDGIECFHVSATDTQQRALKKYAEEHDLIVTGGSDFHGLYNSTMTHIGKFTTDEENLEKLFRLIHQNAKKAKKAGEASEIQAKEDTAPAEETSAEEE is encoded by the coding sequence ATGAAAGGCGATCTGCATTGTCATACAACCCTTTCGGACGGTTCTCTTGGCATAGAAGAAGTCATCGCGCAGGCAAAGCGCATGGGATTGGATTTTCTTGCTATAACCGATCATGATACATTGTCATCATCAAGCCGTGCGCAGATACTGGGTGACCGCTACGGTGTTAAAATAATACAGGCTGTGGAGCTTTCCGCATGGGATAAGAAGCGCAACGAAAAGGTGCATATCCTCTGCTATGCCCCCCAAAAGCCAAACAGACTGGAGGGACTTTGTCTGAAATCCTGCCAGATAAGAACCGAGTGCGCCAAGGATATGATAAACAAGGTCATGGAGCGCTTCCCGATACCAAGGGACGCTGTGATGAAATACACTAAGGGTTCAAAGAGCATATATAAATCACACATCATGCGTGCACTGATAAGCTACGGTTATGCTACCGAGTTTTATGGTTCGGTGAACGACAGACTGTTCTCGTACCCGAGGGGCGAGTGCCTTGTGACGAGAGAATATCCCGATGTAAATTTCGTGCTTGACCTGATACACTCTTCAAAGGGTGTGGCTGTGCTGGCTCACCCTCATATGTTCGGCAATATCGAGCTTATGAAAGAACTTGTTGAAGCAGGCAAGCTGGACGGTATAGAGTGTTTCCACGTATCTGCCACCGATACACAGCAGAGGGCGCTGAAGAAGTATGCCGAGGAGCATGACCTGATAGTAACAGGCGGTTCGGATTTCCATGGACTTTACAACAGCACAATGACCCATATCGGCAAGTTTACAACCGATGAGGAAAATCTGGAGAAGCTGTTCAGGCTGATACACCAGAATGCCAAGAAAGCCAAAAAAGCAGGCGAAGCTTCTGAGATACAGGCTAAGGAGGATACCGCTCCTGCCGAGGAAACTTCGGCTGAGGAAGAATAA